One segment of Solanum stenotomum isolate F172 chromosome 1, ASM1918654v1, whole genome shotgun sequence DNA contains the following:
- the LOC125853213 gene encoding E3 ubiquitin-protein ligase UPL6 codes for MGSREISEDEMVIDDEQTEKVLNLGLEQQITNAIDPRFLLQLTTVLLGGFSPLNGSHSGQLEENHIAAVTAVCAFLHATFNILPLERIMTVLAYRTELVPVLWNFMKQCHENQKWSSLSEQSPYLPADAPGWLLPLSVFCPVYKHMLMIVDNEEFYEQEKPLSLKDIRCLIVILRQALWQLLWLNPTVPANCGKSTTAIFAMKKHPLEFLQHRVCVVASELLSQLQDWNNRRQFTLPSEFHADGVNEYFISQAMMENTRANDILKQAPFLVPFTSRAKIFTSQLAEARQRNGSQGLFARHRFRIRRDHILEDAFNQLNALSEEDLRGLIRVTFVNELGVEEAGIDGGGIFKDFMENITRAAFDVQYGLFKETADHLLYPNPGSGMVHDQHLQYFHFLGTVLAKAMFEGILVDIPFATFFLSKLKQKYNYLNDLPSLDPELYRHLIFLKHYEGDVSDLELYFVILNNEYGEQTEEELLPGGKSTRVTNENVITFIHLVANHRLNFQIRQQSSHFLRGFQQLIQKEWIDMFNEHELQLLISGSLDGIDIDDLRAHTNYTGGYHKEHYVIDMFWEVVKNFSLENQRKFLKFVTGCSRGPLLGFKYLEPLFCIQRAGGHASDEALDRLPTSATCMNLLKFPPYRSKEQMEQKLLYAINADAGFDLS; via the exons ATGGGAAGTAGAGAAA tTTCTGAGGATGAAATGGTCATTGATGATGAACAAACAGAAAAAGTTCTGAATTTGGGTTTGGAGCAACAGATAACCAATGCTATAGATCCACGTTTTCTCCTACAGCTG ACTACTGTGTTACTTGGTGGGTTTTCACCTCTCAATGGTTCACATAGTGGCCAGCTTGAAGAAAATCATATAGCAGCTGTTACTGCAGTTTGTGCTTTCCTTCATGCGACTTTCAACATTTTACCACTTGAACGTATTATGACTGTACTAGCCTATAGGACAGAACTAGTTCCTGTCCTTTGGAACTTCATGAAACAATGCCATGAAAATCAGAAATGGTCATCCTTGTCAGAACAATCACCATATTTGCCAGCAGATGCTCCTGGATGGCTGCTACCTTTATCTGTTTTCTGCCCTGTTTATAA GCACATGCTTATGATTGTTGATAATGAGGAGTTCTATGAACAGGAAAAGCCATTATCTCTGAAGGATATCAGATGTTTGATTGTTATCCTTAGACAG GCCTTGTGGCAGCTCCTCTGGTTGAACCCGACAGTGCCTGCTAACTGTGGTAAATCAACAACTGCTATTTTTGCTATGAAGAAGCATCCGTTAGAGTTCCTTCAGCACAGGGTCTGTGTTGTAGCATCTGAACTCCTATCACAG TTACAAGATTGGAACAACAGACGGCAATTTACACTTCCTAGTGAATTTCATGCTGATGGTGTAAATGAATATTTCATATCTCAG GCAATGATGGAGAATACTAGAGCCAATGATATACTAAAGCAAGCTCCATTCCTGGTGCCATTTACTAGCCGAGCCAAAATATTTACT TCACAACTCGCTGAAGCAAGACAAAGGAATGGGAGCCAGGGTCTCTTTGCTAGGCATAGATTCAGAATTAGAAGAGACCATATTCTGGAAGATGCTTTTAACCAATTGAATGCATTGTCGGAGGAGGATCTCCGTGGACTG ATACGCGTGACTTTTGTCAACGAACTTGGAGTTGAGGAAGCTGGTATAGATGGTGGTGGGATATTCAAGGATTTCATGGAGAATATTACTCGAGCAGCTTTTGATGTACAATATGGATTATTTAAG GAAACTGCGGATCATCTACTCTATCCAAATCCTGGATCTGGGATGGTTCATGATCAACACCTCCAGTATTTTCATTTTCTGGGGACAGTTCTTGCTAAG GCAATGTTTGAAGGCATCCTTGTTGATATTCCATTTGCAACATTCTTTTTGAGCAAGTTGAAGCAAAA GTATAACTATTTGAATGATCTTCCTTCCTTGGATCCAGAATTGTATCGCCATCTCATCTTCCTGAAG CATTACGAAGGTGATGTTTCAGATCTTGAGTTATACTTTGTCATTCTCAACAATGAATATGGAGAGCAAACTGAAGAAGAGCTGCTTCCTGGTGGTAAAAGCACACGTGTTACTAATGAGAATGTCATCACCTTTATTCATCTTGTTGCTAACCATCGTTTGAACTTTCAG ATCCGTCAACAAAGTTCTCATTTTCTGAGGGGTTTCCAACAGCTAATACAAAAGGAGTGGATTGACATGTTTAATGAACATGAACTTCAG CTTCTTATTTCTGGATCACTTGATGGCATTGATATTGATGACCTTCGAGCTCATACCAATTATACAGGAGGTTACCATAAG GAACACTATGTTATCGATATGTTTTGGGAGGTTGTGAAAAACTTTTCTTTGGAAAATCAGAGAAAATTTCTGAA GTTTGTGACTGGGTGTTCACGAGGACCCTTACTCGGATTTAAATATTTGGAGCCGTTGTTCTGCATACAGAG AGCGGGTGGGCATGCTTCTGATGAAGCTCTTGATCGTCTGCCGACATCAGCTACTTGCATGaatcttttaaaatttccaCCATACAGAAG CAAAGAGCAGATGGAGCAGAAATTGTTATACGCCATAAATGCTGATGCTGGTTTCGATTTAAGCTGA